A genome region from Streptomyces pratensis includes the following:
- a CDS encoding PhoH family protein, whose translation MTQSPTQPQARAQISIPAAHPMVMLLGSGDSLLRVIETAFPAVDIHVRGNEISATGSAADVALIQRLFDEMVLVLRTGLPMTEDAVERSIAMLRASGNGDGEGAETPAEVLTQNILSSRGRTIRPKTLNQKRYVDAIDKHTIVFGIGPAGTGKTYLAMAKAVQALQSKQVSRIILTRPAVEAGERLGFLPGTLFDKIDPYLRPLYDALHDMLDPDTIPRLMAAGTIEVAPLAYMRGRTLNDAFIILDEAQNTSAEQMKMFLTRLGFDSKIVVTGDVTQVDLPGGTKSGLRQVQDILDDVEDVHFSRLTSQDVVRHKLVGRIVDAYEKYDNADGPKGRNGK comes from the coding sequence ATGACTCAGTCACCTACACAGCCGCAGGCGCGCGCCCAGATCAGCATTCCGGCCGCACACCCCATGGTGATGCTCCTGGGATCCGGCGATTCGCTGCTGCGCGTGATCGAAACGGCGTTCCCGGCCGTCGACATCCATGTCCGGGGCAATGAGATAAGCGCGACTGGAAGCGCGGCCGACGTCGCCCTGATCCAGCGCCTGTTCGACGAGATGGTGCTGGTGCTCCGCACCGGGCTGCCGATGACGGAGGACGCTGTGGAACGCTCGATCGCCATGCTCAGGGCGAGCGGCAACGGCGACGGGGAGGGCGCCGAGACACCTGCCGAGGTGCTCACCCAGAACATCCTCTCCAGCCGTGGCCGCACGATCCGCCCCAAGACGCTGAACCAGAAGCGGTACGTCGACGCGATCGACAAGCACACCATCGTCTTCGGTATCGGCCCCGCGGGCACCGGCAAGACGTACCTCGCCATGGCCAAGGCGGTCCAGGCCCTGCAGTCCAAGCAGGTCAGCCGGATCATCCTCACCAGGCCCGCCGTCGAGGCGGGGGAGCGGCTCGGCTTCCTGCCCGGCACGCTCTTCGACAAGATCGACCCGTATCTGCGGCCGCTCTACGACGCCCTGCACGACATGCTCGACCCCGACACGATCCCCAGGCTGATGGCGGCGGGCACGATCGAGGTCGCGCCGCTGGCATACATGCGTGGCCGGACCCTGAACGACGCGTTCATCATCCTCGACGAGGCGCAGAACACCAGCGCCGAGCAGATGAAGATGTTCCTCACCCGCCTCGGCTTCGACTCGAAGATCGTCGTCACCGGTGACGTCACCCAGGTGGACCTGCCGGGCGGCACCAAGAGCGGCCTGAGGCAGGTCCAGGACATCCTCGACGACGTCGAGGACGTGCACTTCTCCAGGCTCACCTCCCAGGATGTCGTCCGGCACAAGCTCGTCGGCCGTATCGTCGACGCGTACGAGAAGTACGACAACGCAGATGGCCCCAAGGGCCGCAACGGGAAGTAG
- a CDS encoding hemolysin family protein, whose translation MSVPLVSGAVLLIVVGWLAACAEAGIARTSSFRAAEAVRAGRRGSAKLEQVAADPTRYLNVALLVRVACEMSAGVLVTYACLEELQETWQALALAMGVMVLVSYVAIGVSPRTIGRQHPLNTATAAAYVLLPLARIMGPVPQLLILLGNALTPGKGFRKGPFASEAELRAMVDLAEQESLIEDDERRMVHSVFELGDTLVREVMVPRTDLVCIERYKTVRQALTLALRSGFSRIPVTGENEDDIVGIVYLKDLVRKTHINRDAEADLVSTAMRPAAFVPDTKNAGDLLREMQQDRSHVAVVIDEYGGTAGIVTIEDILEEIVGEITDEYDRELPPVTELENGCFRVTARLDIGDLGELFGLDAYDDEDVETVGGLLAKALGRVPISGASSLVDLPDGRKLRLTAESPAGRRNKIVTVLVEPEGTESA comes from the coding sequence GTGAGCGTCCCCCTCGTCTCCGGCGCCGTCCTGCTGATCGTCGTCGGCTGGCTCGCGGCCTGCGCCGAGGCCGGGATCGCGCGTACGTCGAGCTTCCGCGCCGCCGAGGCCGTGCGGGCCGGACGCCGCGGCAGCGCCAAGCTGGAACAGGTCGCCGCCGACCCCACCCGCTATCTCAACGTGGCGCTGCTCGTCCGGGTGGCCTGCGAGATGTCGGCCGGCGTGCTCGTCACGTACGCCTGCCTCGAGGAGCTCCAGGAGACCTGGCAGGCGCTGGCCCTCGCCATGGGTGTCATGGTCCTCGTCAGTTACGTCGCCATCGGGGTCTCGCCGCGCACCATCGGCCGTCAGCACCCTCTGAACACGGCCACCGCAGCGGCGTACGTGCTGCTGCCGCTGGCCAGGATCATGGGCCCGGTCCCGCAACTGCTGATCCTCCTGGGCAACGCGCTGACCCCCGGCAAGGGCTTCCGCAAGGGGCCCTTCGCCAGTGAGGCCGAACTGCGCGCGATGGTCGACCTCGCCGAGCAGGAGTCGCTCATCGAGGACGACGAACGCCGCATGGTGCACTCGGTCTTCGAACTCGGGGACACCCTCGTGCGCGAGGTCATGGTTCCTCGCACCGACCTGGTCTGCATCGAGCGCTACAAGACCGTCCGTCAGGCACTGACCCTCGCTCTGCGCTCCGGTTTCTCGCGCATCCCGGTCACCGGGGAGAACGAGGACGACATCGTCGGGATCGTCTACCTCAAGGACCTGGTCCGCAAGACTCACATCAACCGGGACGCGGAGGCCGACCTGGTCTCCACGGCGATGCGCCCCGCCGCGTTCGTCCCCGACACGAAGAACGCCGGTGACCTGCTGCGCGAGATGCAGCAGGACCGCAGCCACGTCGCCGTCGTCATCGACGAGTACGGCGGCACGGCCGGCATCGTCACCATCGAGGACATCCTGGAGGAGATCGTCGGTGAGATCACCGACGAGTACGACCGCGAACTCCCGCCGGTCACGGAGCTGGAGAACGGCTGCTTCCGGGTGACCGCCCGGCTCGACATCGGCGACCTCGGGGAGCTGTTCGGCCTCGACGCGTACGACGACGAGGACGTGGAGACGGTCGGCGGTCTGCTGGCGAAGGCGCTCGGCCGCGTCCCGATCTCCGGAGCCTCCTCGCTCGTCGACCTTCCCGACGGGCGGAAGCTGCGCCTCACCGCGGAGTCCCCGGCCGGCCGCAGGAACAAGATCGTCACGGTGCTGGTGGAACCGGAGGGAACGGAATCGGCATGA
- the ybeY gene encoding rRNA maturation RNase YbeY — protein MSIDVNNESGTEVDEQAILDIARYALARMRIHPLSELSVIVVDTAAMEQLHIQWMDLPGPTDVMSFPMDELRPPAKGDEEPPQGLLGDIVLCPEVAKKQGEDAETQHSMDEELQLLTVHGVLHLLGYDHEEPDEKAEMFGLQAAIVDGWRGERGLTGPSPAPTVS, from the coding sequence ATGTCGATCGACGTCAACAACGAGTCCGGAACCGAGGTCGACGAGCAGGCGATCCTCGACATCGCCCGCTACGCCCTCGCCCGGATGCGGATCCATCCGCTGTCCGAGCTTTCGGTGATCGTGGTGGACACCGCCGCCATGGAGCAGCTCCACATCCAGTGGATGGACCTCCCCGGCCCGACGGATGTCATGTCCTTCCCGATGGACGAGCTCCGTCCCCCGGCCAAGGGCGACGAGGAGCCCCCGCAGGGGCTCCTCGGTGACATCGTGCTCTGTCCTGAGGTCGCGAAGAAGCAGGGCGAGGACGCGGAGACACAGCACTCCATGGACGAGGAGCTGCAACTCCTCACCGTCCACGGAGTGCTGCACCTCCTCGGTTACGACCACGAGGAGCCCGACGAGAAGGCCGAGATGTTCGGCCTCCAGGCGGCCATCGTCGACGGCTGGCGCGGCGAGCGCGGGCTGACCGGCCCGTCCCCCGCCCCCACCGTCTCGTGA